A single Amia ocellicauda isolate fAmiCal2 chromosome 9, fAmiCal2.hap1, whole genome shotgun sequence DNA region contains:
- the tmem203 gene encoding transmembrane protein 203, translating to MLFSLRELVQWLGFATFELLLHLAALLVFSLLVALKADMLATGVTWWGVFVPLFAADGLSTYFTAIVSIRLYQEGERRLAVLRLLWVLTVLSLKLVCEVLLCQKLAEQEQARELWFGLIVSPLFILLQLLMIRACRVN from the coding sequence ATGCTGTTCTCCCTGCGTGAGCTGGTGCAATGGCTGGGCTTTGCCACCTTCGAGCTGCTGCTGCACCTGGCTGCACTGCTGGTGTTCAGCCTGCTGGTGGCGCTGAAGGCCGACATGCTGGCGACGGGTGTGACCTGGTGGGGCGTGTTCGTCCCGCTGTTTGCCGCCGACGGCCTCAGCACCTACTTCACGGCCATCGTGTCGATCCGGCTGTACCAGGAGGGCGAGCGACGCCTGGCAGTGCTGCGGCTGCTCTGGGTGCTCACAGTGCTCAGTCTGAAGCTGGTGTGTGAGGTGCTGCTGTGCCAGAAGCTGGCTGAGCAGGAGCAGGCCCGGGAGCTTTGGTTCGGCCTCATCGTCTCACCGCTCTTCATCCTGCTGCAGCTGCTCATGATCCGCGCCTGTCGAGTCAACTGA